The Brassica napus cultivar Da-Ae chromosome C7, Da-Ae, whole genome shotgun sequence genome has a segment encoding these proteins:
- the LOC106446525 gene encoding disease resistance-like protein CSA1 isoform X1 yields MRGIFLDMSEETKNFALERMTFTNMLNLRYLKIYDSFCPRQCKSKWELNFPDGLSLPLEEIRYLHFVKFPLKELPPDFRPENLIDLRLPYSKIQRIWEDAKDTPRLKWVDLCHSSQLFDLSALPTAENLQSLNLEGCTALKELPLEIQNMKSLVFMNLRGCTGLESLPKINLISLKTLILSGCSNLKDFQLISESIEFLHLDGTAITGLPLAIQSFQRLVVLNLKNCEMLECLPNCLGELKALEELILSGCSNLKNLSDIRESMKHLQILLIDMIGGKEMPNIITSKGQASPDKFVHGPSGWPQGVNGVSSLRRLSLNGNDFVSLQTDIWKLYNLNWLDVKNCKMLKSIPMLPPRLQYFDAQGCDSLETVSHPLAIPVLTQQKHATFNFSNCNKLDQDAKDSIISYISWKFQLVLDALSRYSEDSVLEALIGTCFPGCEVPAWFSHRAFGSVLESKLPLHWSDNKFTGIALCAVVLFPEFHEQRDRLVVKCNCVFNSKYGSPVRFGCTVGSWSKARNTSLRYELSHIFIGYTTMLDSNKHGLEDSEEGCSLTEASLEFQVTDGTEVVGSFKVLNCGFRLIYASNEMENTCWDSMTAVLPERIEHSQDEAKSHENFRSPDEIQYESSFDPTLGANSNFISETKSDAEPDLWKSLESKIVDISNVENDAGKEITVSSDRDNTSSGDQTRYVGVELRLKQMEKMLYSMPGETFIVGVVGMHGIGKTTLATMLFEKRGSKFPRRLFLTVPKECEPEQLRSMFLKKLLEHLHVNISDETTHECVKAELLQTKVFAVLDDVSDKKQLQILLGNLAWIKKGSKIVITTCDKSYLEGFAHDTYFVPPLKNREAVQLFAYHAFYKQIYPSETFLSLSRMFVDHSTGNPLALESLGSLLCGKDEACWEHELQKVRQSFNMKMGKVWRFSIKQLTEGQKDMFLDIVYFFKSEEEYFVRRLLDSENPEAVSEVRDLADKLLITISGGRVGIHDQLYALSKDLGSPGERKLWNYKDIIGYMKKSKQSGTDDVRGIFLDMSEATKNIPLERMTFINMCNLRYLKIYDSSCPRQCKSDCKLCFPDGLLFPLEEIRYLHWVKFPLEELPPDFKPRNLVDLRLPYSKIERVWEGVKDTPRLKWVDLRHSSKLCNLSALSKAENLQRLNLEGCTVLDELPAEIQNMKSLVFLNLRGCIRLWSLPNINLISLKTLILSDCSNLKNFQLISESIEFLHLDGTAITELPLAIDSLQRLVVLNLKNCEMLEFLPNCLGEVKTLEELILSGCSRLKNLSDVRESMKHLQSLLIDRIGAKEMPNITISKGQASADMFVHGPSGWPQGVNGVFSLRRLSLSGNDFVSLQTDIWELYNLNWLELKDCKMLRSIPMLPPRLQYFDAHGCDSLERVSHPLALPVRLEQIHATFNFSNCSKLDQDAKDSIVSYTRWKSELVLDALSLYNNGDSALENFTGACFPGWEVPARFSHQASGPVLEGKLSTHWRDNNLTGIALCAVILFPDYHEQRARLVVNCNCEFNNEDGSYNRFSWTIGSWSDAGKTAGKIVPSHVFISYASMLDNKKLGEKEDEEGCGHTKTYFKFQVTDGTEVLHGYEVLKCGFSLVYASDELRVQSGRHEANHYGAYSKNVAISNVRRETETMDMRLDGGHDIVELPNEMIAHGTANTSQRPNNKSPVTTLKQTRRETQVRALSVRLTGKPRVYISCHGGDLCITLVKHLVNNLTNAGVNVFIDNDERMWIKMHQLYNRIEDSRIAVVIFSKRYLASRLCLNELAKMDELAKEGRLLVISVFYQVISSDMKNLKGECGRCFREMRKRHEDEPENVQKWETSLMSMAETTGVHSEIHGIDAALVKATVKAVHRELTKIAGGKFKSLGRGVMLSARVFIFALFAALLFSLFVSPLLFADAAFAAFW; encoded by the exons ATGAGAGGTATTTTCTTGGACATGTCCGAAGAAACAAAGAACTTTGCCTTGGAAAGAATGACCTTCACCAATATGCTCAATCTTCGATACCTCAAGATATATGATTCTTTTTGTCCTCGGCAATGTAAATCAAAATGGGAATTGAACTTTCCAGATGGCCTTTCACTCCCCTTGGAAGAGATCCGGTATCTTCATTTCGTGAAATTCCCTTTGAAGGAACTTCCACCAGATTTCAGACCGGAAAATCTTATTGACCTTAGGCTGCCTTACAGCAAAATTCAACGTATTTGGGAAGATGCTAAG GACACACCACGATTAAAATGGGTAGATCTATGCCACTCCAGTCAGTTGTTCGACTTGTCAGCATTGCCAACGGCTGAAAACCTTCAAAGTTTAAATCTGGAAGGCTGCACGGCTTTGAAGGAATTGCCATTGGAGATACAAAACATGAAGTCTCTGGTTTTCATGAACTTGAGAGGATGCACAGGTCTTGAGTCTCTGCCAAAGATTAATTTAATCTCTCTGAAAACCCTCATACTCAGTGGCTGCTCAAACCTGAAGGACTTTCAACTAATTTCTGAAAGTATAGAGTTTCTTCATTTGGATGGCACAGCAATCACAGGACTTCCTCTTGCAATCCAGAGCTTCCAGAGGCTTGTTGTGTTGAATTTGAAAAACTGTGAAATGCTGGAGTGCCTTCCCAACTGTCTCGGAGAGCTGAAAGCTCTTGAAGAATTAATACTTTCTGGTTGTTCAAATCTTAAGAATCTTTCAGATATAAGGGAGAGCATGAAACATCTCCAGATCTTACTTATTGACATGATCGGAGGAAAAGAGATGCCAAACATCATTACATCCAAGGGCCAAGCTTCTCCAGATAAGTTCGTACACGGCCCAAGCGGATGGCCACAGGGTGTTAATGGAGTATCCTCTCTACGACGTCTATCGTTAAATGGAAATGATTTTGTCAGCCTGCAAACTGACATTTGGAAACTTTACAATCTTAATTGGCTCGACGTGAAGAATTGCAAGATGCTAAAGTCTATTCCGATGCTTCCACCAAGACTTCAGTACTTTGATGCTCAGGGCTGTGATTCACTCGAAACTGTTTCACATCCTTTGGCCATTCCTGTCCTGACGCAACAGAAACATGCCACTTTCAATTTTTCCAACTGTAACAAGCTGGATCAAGATGCAAAGGATAGTATTATATCATATATTAGTTGGAAATTTCAGTTAGTGTTAGATGCACTCTCTAGATACAGCGAG GATTCTGTTTTGGAAGCTTTAATTGGAACTTGCTTTCCTGGATGTGAAGTACCGGCATGGTTCAGCCATCGAGCATTTGGATCGGTGTTAGAGTCAAAGCTGCCCCTACATTGGAGTGACAACAAGTTTACTGGAATTGCCCTATGCGCTGTTGTCCTATTTCCTGAATTCCACGAGCAGAGGGACCGCCTCGTAGTGAAATgtaattgtgtttttaataGTAAATACGGTTCTCCTGTCCGCTTTGGTTGCACCGTTGGCAGTTGGAGCAAAGCACGTAACACATCACTGAGGTATGAGTTGTCTCATATATTTATTGGCTATACCACTATGCTAGATAGCAACAAACATGGTTTGGAGGATAGTGAAGAGGGTTGTAGTCTTACTGAAGCTTCCCTTGAGTTTCAAGTGACAGATGGTACGGAAGTGGTAGGAAGTTTCAAGGTTCTGAACTGTGGCTTTAGATTGATATATGCATCTAATGAAATGGAAAACACATGTTGGGATTCAATGACTGCTGTACTGCCAGAGAGGATCGAGCACTCCCAAGATGAAGCAAAATCTCATGAGAATTTCCGAAGCCCTGATGAAATCCAATATGAGTCTTCCTTTGATCCAACTCTGGGAGccaattcaaattttataagtGAAACAAAATCTGATGCCGAACCTGATTTGTGGAAGAGCTTGGAAAGCAAGATAGTTGACATTTCAAATGTAGAAAATGACGCAGGAAAGGAAATCACCGTAAGCTCTGATCGTGACAACACATCGTCTGGAGATCAAACACGTTACGTTGGAGTTGAGCTGCGACTCAAGCAAATGGAAAAAATGTTGTACTCGATGCCTGGAGAAACTTTTATTGTTGGAGTTGTTGGGATGCATGGCATTGGTAAAACAACTCTCGCAACAATGTTGTTTGAAAAGCGTGGGTCGAAGTTTCCAAGACGCTTGTTTTTGACAGTGCCTAAGGAGTGCGAACCTGAGCAGTTGCGGAGCATGTTCCTTAAAAAGTTACTCGAACACCTGCATGTAAATATAAGCGACGAGACAACACATGAATGCGTGAAAGCTGAACTGCTTCAGACCAAGGTTTTCGCCGTTCTCGATGACGTCAGTGACAAGAAACAGTTACAGATTCTCCTCGGCAACCTCGCCTGGATTAAAAAGGGAAGCAAGATTGTTATTACAACTTGTGACAAGTCATACCTTGAGGGATTTGCTCATGATACTTATTTCGTCCCGCCATTGAAAAACAGAGAGGCTGTTCAACTCTTTGCTTATCATGCCTTCTATAAACAAATCTACCCCTCAGAAACCTTTCTTTCGCTGTCAAGAATGTTCGTGGATCATTCTACAGGCAACCCACTGGCTCTGGAGTCACTAGGAAGCCTCCTCTGTGGGAAAGACGAGGCTTGCTGGGAACATGAACTGCAAAAAGTGAGACAAAGTTTCAATATGAAGATGGGAAAAGTCTGGAGATTCTCTATTAAGCAACTTACTGAGGGGCAGAAGGATATGTTTCTGGACATAGTGTATTTTTTCAAATCAGAGGAAGAGTATTTTGTTAGACGTTTACTGGATTCAGAAAATCCTGAAGCTGTGAGTGAAGTTAGAGATCTCGCCGACAAGTTGCTTATTACAATTTCTGGTGGGCGAGTAGGGATCCATGATCAACTGTATGCATTGAGCAAGGACCTTGGTTCCCCTGGGGAGCGTAAGCTGTGGAACTACAAAGATATCATCGGCTATATGAAAAAAAGTAAACAATCG GGAACTGATGATGTGAGAGGTATTTTCTTAGACATGTCTGAAGCAACAAAGAACATTCCCTTGGAAAGAATGACCTTCATCAATATGTGCAATCTTCGATACCTCAAGATTTATGATTCATCTTGTCCTCGACAATGTAAATCTGACTGCAAATTATGCTTCCCCGATGGACTTTTATTCCCCTTGGAAGAGATTCGATATCTCCATTGGGTGAAATTCCCGTTGGAGGAACTTCCACCAGATTTCAAACCAAGAAATCTGGTTGACCTTAGGCTGCCTTACAGCAAAATTGAACGTGTATGGGAAGGTGTTAAg GACACGCCACGACTCAAGTGGGTAGATCTACGCCATTCGAGTAAGTTGTGCAACTTGTCAGCATTGTCAAAGGCTGAAAATCTTCAAAGATTAAACTTGGAAGGCTGCACGGTTTTGGATGAGTTGCCGGCGGAGATTCAAAATATGAAGTCTCTGGTTTTCCTGAACTTGCGAGGATGCATACGTCTTTGGTCTCTgccaaatattaatttaatctcTCTAAAAACCCTCATACTCAGTGACTGCTCAAACCTCAAGAACTTTCAGTTAATTTCCGAAAGTATAGAATTTCTTCATTTGGATGGCACAGCAATCACGGAACTTCCTCTTGCCATAGACAGTCTCCAGAGGCTTGTTGTGTTGAATCTGAAAAACTGTGAAATGCTGGAGTTCCTTCCCAACTGTCTCGGAGAGGTGAAAACTCTTGAAGAGTTAATACTTTCTGGTTGTTCAAGGCTTAAGAATCTTTCAGATGTAAGGGAGAGCATGAAACATCTCCAGAGCTTACTTATTGACAGGATCGGAGCAAAAGAGATGCCAAACATCACTATATCCAAGGGCCAAGCTTCTGCAGATATGTTCGTACACGGCCCTAGCGGATGGCCACAGGGTGTTAATGGAGTATTCTCTCTGCGGCGTCTATCGTTAAGTGGAAATGATTTTGTCAGCCTGCAAACTGATATTTGGGAACTTTACAATCTAAATTGGCTTGAATTGAAGGATTGCAAGATGCTGAGGTCTATTCCAATGCTTCCACCAAGACTTCAGTACTTTGATGCTCATGGCTGTGATTCCCTCGAAAGAGTTTCACATCCTCTTGCTCTTCCGGTGCGGCTGGAGCAGATCCATGCCACATTTAATTTTTCTAACTGCAGCAAGTTGGATCAAGATGCAAAGGATAGTATCGTATCTTATACTCGGTGGAAAAGTGAGTTAGTGTTAGATGCACTCTCTCTATACAACAACGGG gaTTCTGCTTTGGAAAATTTCACTGGAGCTTGCTTTCCTGGATGGGAAGTACCCGCACGATTTAGTCATCAAGCATCTGGACCGGTGTTAGAGGGAAAGCTGTCTACACACTGGAGAGACAACAACTTAACTGGAATAGCTCTATGCGCTGTTATCCTGTTTCCTGACTACCATGAGCAGAGGGCCCGCCTTGTAGTGAATTGTAATTGTGAGTTTAATAATGAAGACGGGTCTTATAACCGCTTTAGTTGGACTATTGGCAGTTGGAGTGATGCAGGTAAAACAGCTGGGAAGATTGTACCATCTCATGTCTTTATTAGCTATGCATCTATGTTGGATAACAAGAAACTTGGTGAGAAAGAAGACGAAGAGGGTTGTGGTCATACCAagacttattttaaatttcaagtAACAGACGGTACGGAAGTGTTACATGGTTACGAGGTGCTGAAGTGTGGCTTTAGTTTGGTATATGCATCCGATGAATTGCGGGTCCAGTCTGGTAGACACGAAGCAAATCACTACGGAGCATATTCAAAAAATG TAGCAATCTCTAATGTAAGGAGGGAAACGGAAACAATGGATATGCGGCTGGATGGTGGGCATGACATAGTTGAATTGCCAAATGAAATGATAGCACATGGAACC GCTAACACTTCCCAACGACCTAATAACAAGTCTCCTGTAACCACATTGAAGCAAACAAGAAGAGAGACACAAGTTCGAGCATTGTCTGTTCGGTTGACTGGGAAGCCTCGGGTTTACATCAGTTGCCATGGAGGTGATCTGTGCATCACTTTGGTCAAACATCTCGTGAATAATTTGACAAATGCTGGGGTCAACGTCTTCATAGACAACGACGAGAGAATGTGGATTAAAATGCACCAGCTCTACAATAGGATCGAGGATTCAAGGATCGCAGTTGTTATCTTCTCCAAGAGGTACCTAGCTTCACGGTTGTGCTTGAACGAGCTTGCGAAGATGGACGAGCTAGCAAAGGAAGGAAGACTCCTAGTAATTTCCGTCTTCTACCAGGTGATATCTAGCGACATGAAAAATCTCAAGGGAGAGTGCGGACGATGTTTCAGGGAGATGAGAAAGAGACACGAGGACGAACCCGAGAATGTCCAGAAATGGGAGACTTCCTTGATGTCAATGGCAGAGACAACCGGCGTACACTCGGAAATTCACGG CATAGATGCCGCTCTTGTTAAAGCGACTGTTAAGGCAGTTCATAGAGAGCTAACAAAGATAGCTGGAGGAAAATTCAAGTCCCTCGGAAGAGGAGTTATGTTAAGTGCACGTGTGTTCATTTTTGCCTTGTTTGCGGCTCTTCTCTTTAGTCTCTTCGTATCTCCTCTGCTTTTCGCTGATGCGGCATTCGCCGCCTTCTGGTAA